The Microterricola viridarii nucleotide sequence CGCGATCCGCCGGGTGCCCGGCGTCGCCGGCGGCGTGCAGTACACGATCCCGAACGAGCAGGCCGTCGCCGCCGTGCGGAGCGGCGCCCGGCCCACCCTCAACACCCGCGAGAAGCACACCCGCGACTGCTTCGTGGTCCTGGCCGAGGGGGCGGATGCCGCGGCGGTGCGCGACGCGATCGTGACGATGCCGAACTACTTCGCCGAGTACGACACCACAGTCACCTTCATCAGCGCGGAGGAGCTCGCGCGCGACCACGCCGCGATGCCGCACGGCGGCTTCGTCATCCGCAGCGGCAACACCGGCGCGGGCAACTCGCAGGTGATCGAGTACAGCCTGAGCCTCGACAGCAACCCTGAGTTCACGGCGAGCGTGCTCGTCGCCTCGGCGCGTGCCGTGCACCGGCTGAACCAGCTCGGACAGGTCGGCGCCCACACCGTGTTCGACGTGGCCCCCGGTCTGTTCTCGCCGAAGTCGGCCGCCGAGCTGCGCGCCGAGCTGCTCTAGCCCCTTCGCGGCCCTCGTTGTGTCTCGCGGCCCCGGGCATACCGGGGGCCGCGAGACATTTCGAGGGCCGCGAGCGGTTTCGGCAGGCTCAGCCAGTGGGCACACTGTCCGTATGAGTTCAGCAGAGAAGCCAGCGGAGAAGTACGACGTCAAGCGCGCCCTGAAAGCGCTGTACGCGCCGAGAGCCCGCGACTTCTCGCGCA carries:
- a CDS encoding diaminopimelate dehydrogenase codes for the protein MSTPIRIGIAGYGNLGRGVESAIAQNADLELVGVFSRRDPATVQTLRPETAVFAQDELPARTADIDVLILCGGSKNDLPEQSPELAALFNIVDSFDTHARIPEHFAAVDAPARAAGKTALISSGWDPGMFSINRVYGEALLPDGDTYTFWGRGLSQGHSDAIRRVPGVAGGVQYTIPNEQAVAAVRSGARPTLNTREKHTRDCFVVLAEGADAAAVRDAIVTMPNYFAEYDTTVTFISAEELARDHAAMPHGGFVIRSGNTGAGNSQVIEYSLSLDSNPEFTASVLVASARAVHRLNQLGQVGAHTVFDVAPGLFSPKSAAELRAELL